Part of the Halobaculum halobium genome, ATCCGAACACCCGCGAGTTCCTTCGGGAGTTCGTCGCTCACGAGGGCGACCTGCCCGAGTGCGCCCGCACGTCCTGGAGCACCTGCGACGACGTGTTGGCGGCGAACGAGCAGTCGGCGCTCGGGGAGTTTTGATCGGGCGGTCGCCGCGGGGAGCACTCGCCGGCGACCCGGTATCGAACACCCGTCGGAGCGCGGGCCGGCCGGGAGCGGTTCTACCGAAACGGCGGCAGGCGCCAGCCGTAGGCGACGAGCGCGCCGGTGGAGAGGAGCGCCGCGACGGCGAGCACCGGGATCGGAACGCCGGCGTCGGCCAACGTCGAGATGACGACCCCCGACAGCGGGAGGAGCACGAGGAGGCCGACGGCGGCGCCCGCGAGGACCGTCAACACGGACCCGGAGCGGTCGTCCCGGGCGTCGAGCTCCTCGCGGACGACGCGGCGAACGATGCGCTCAACGTCGGCCTCGGTGGGCGGTTCGTCGTCGGAGCGATCGGCGGAGTCTGCGGGGTCGGCGGACTCGGAGGGCACATCCGCCGAGTCACACGATCAGAAGAAAAACCGTTCGCTGCGCCGGGGCGGACCGTTCGACCTACTTGTCGGTCAACAGCGCACGGAGGATGTCACCGTACGCCGGTCGGGTGACGAGCACGCCGACGAGCACGCCGAGGATCGTGAAGATGGCGAAGCCCTGGAGGTCGCCCAGCGAGAGCCACGGCGAGGCCAGCGGCGCCATCGCGACGATCGTCGTCGCCGCGGCGGCGCCGACCACCCAGAACGCCTTCCGGAAGCGCGACTGGAACACGCGCCGGGAGTTCACGTCGCCCTCGGCCATCACCTCGTCGGCGATGATCACGAGGTCGTCCACGCCGGTCCCGATGACGGCGATGAATCCGGCGATGACCGACAGATCAAGCGGGTACTGGATGAACGCCGCGAATCCGAGGAGGACGACCACCTCGGAGAACGCGGTGAGCACCATCGGCGCGGCCACCTTCGGATCGCCGTAGCGGAAGAACACCACGCCAGCGACCGTGAGCACCGCGAGCAGCCCGATGATCAGCGAGTCGCGCTTGAAGTCGTCACCCTGTGCGGCGCTGATGGCGGTCGCGGTCCCCTCGTCGAGCGCGAGTCCGGCCGGGAGCGCGCCGGCGCGGAGGTCGACCGAGACGGCCTGTGCCCGCTCGAAGGAACCGGTGACGAGGATGAACTGCGGGTCCTGGGCCCACTCGCCGTCGCGCATCGACTGCGCGAGCGAGGGGTTCATCCCGAACGAGGAGACGACGCTCCCGTCGCGGATGATCAGGATGCAGGGGTCGGTCGTGCTCGGCCCGTTCTCGGTGCTGTAGGTACACTCGGTGCCGCCCTGTCCGGCGACGCCCGTC contains:
- a CDS encoding preprotein translocase subunit SecD, translating into MSAWDTAKDNWRVVLLVFMLVLSSLFLFAPAFEPSGEQGPAAQETATNLQYGLELSGGSRIRAPLVGVTAEEVQFEGRDTAEVEREVAAELETGDSSDVIARFSTNTSGTVELVAENATQSDLRNALDAAGYEYETVRDGVTDETREQTIEVLESKINAAGLSGGSVRTIGNGDFVLIEVPNDDLSEVRDLVNSRGTVQIAAYHQVERNNTTEYVNTTVIRQEDFQTVGTAQQGEQGTGPHVPVSIQQSEAERVQDQFVETGVAGQGGTECTYSTENGPSTTDPCILIIRDGSVVSSFGMNPSLAQSMRDGEWAQDPQFILVTGSFERAQAVSVDLRAGALPAGLALDEGTATAISAAQGDDFKRDSLIIGLLAVLTVAGVVFFRYGDPKVAAPMVLTAFSEVVVLLGFAAFIQYPLDLSVIAGFIAVIGTGVDDLVIIADEVMAEGDVNSRRVFQSRFRKAFWVVGAAAATTIVAMAPLASPWLSLGDLQGFAIFTILGVLVGVLVTRPAYGDILRALLTDK